One Lepisosteus oculatus isolate fLepOcu1 chromosome 4, fLepOcu1.hap2, whole genome shotgun sequence genomic window, ttgcagcctacacatgctgacgcagctgcccacctgctCTAGTAAAGCttatttagaatactgtgtacaattttgtactGTGCACCCTTTGAGCACCAAGAAGtgttctgcactgacaggctggaggaactgaatctctttagtctgaagggagtatcccacactgacaggctggaggaactgagtctctttagtctgaagggagtgtcccacactgacaggctgaaggaactgagtctctttagtctgaagggattgttctgcactgacaggctggaggaactgagtctttttagtcttgaacatgtAAGAATACTCAGGGATAAATATTCAGAATCCTTAAATGCCTTGACCAAAGCCAGCCCTGAGAATTTCTTCAcaataaacagtgaaaaatcAACAAGAGGAATTGAAGACAGAGAGTAGGATGTggttcagtcaggacaggaggcactattctacacagagggtggtagGAGTGTGAAACGAGCTGCCCCGGTcatgttgctggagccgatatgctggcttctttcaagaaacagctggatgagacactCAGATGAGATGCCAGCAGCCACGTGAGTCAGGTGGGGGCAAAACGACCACCTCTCGTTTGCAGTCCTTCGTACATTTAAAGTGCTCCTGTGCTGCTCTTTCACCCTGCAGTGTGCTGCTCAGGAAAACGCTCGGACGCTGCAGAGATGAAATCCCTGGCACTTCTGGCTGCTTTTCTGCtggtttttctttcctttggtgAGTCCACGTCCCCCGGAGCAGTCCCGCACAGTCAGACCGTTGGCTGTGCAGAGAAAGGGGCAGAGTGACGGGGCTTGGCTGGGGCAGGGTGGAGGCGAGAAGCACAGGGGTGGGGAGGCTCGGCCTGCTGTTGCTTTCGGGAGAGACGTCCAGTTCTGTGCAGGAGCCTCAGTGTCTCTGTCCCCCTGGCCTGCAGGAGAGGCCCTGAGGTGTTACCACTGCCTGGCTCCGGGACAGGGTGGGAGGCCTGGCAGCTGTCGTACCACGGTGGAGACGTGCACGGGTTTGAATGACGTCTGTGTGTCTGCGATCTTCCTCCCTCCTGCCTGTAAGTCAAGATACTGGGTCTGTCTGCTGGcttggtcagtgtgtctctatcAGCTAATATAGACAGTGTATCTCTATCAGTTAATACAGACGGTGTGTCTCTATCAGTTAATACAGACAGTGTGACTCTATCAGCTGATATAGTGTGTCTCTATCAGCTAATACACACAGTGTGTCTCTATCAGCTAATACACACAGTGTGTCTCTATCAGTTAAtacagacagtgtgtctctaTCAGCTAAtacagacagtgtgtctctaTCAGCTAAtacagacagtgtgtctctaACAGCTAATACAGACAAGTGTGTCTCTATCAGCTAAtacagacagtgtgtctctaTCAGCTAAtacagacagtgtgtctctaTCAGCTAATACAGACAAATGTGTGTCTCTAACAGCTAAtacagacagtgtgtctctaTCAGCTAAtacagacagtgtgtctctaTCAGCTAAtacagacagtgtgtctctaTCAGATAATACAGACAGTGTGTCTTTATCAGCTAATACACACAGTGTGACTCTATCAGCTGATATAGTGTGTCTCTATCAGCTAATACAGACAGTGTGTGTCTATCAGTTATTTTTCAGAATCTGTCTTTAATATACCAGTGTATTATAATGTCTGTTGTCTAATTgtattgtccatgtctgtttgttatttgtgcctattttttttctctaatgttactgggtacagctgagcaagtaagcattccaatacacgtgatgtatatggcaaataaagaaatcttgaatCTATTTGTTTGACACTCCTCGTGTCAGCTGTGTGTGCTGTCTTGAAGGTCAGGGAAGTGGCTCAGCCCAGCGAGAGTGCAGTCTAAccacccctctctgtctctctgcagcggGTTACTTCCGGAGATGTGGCAAGTCCTCGGATTGCCCCATCCTGAACATGGGAGGCGTCATCAAAGCCTCCTGCTGTAGGACCGACCTCTGTAACTGAGCCGTGGCGGGGGGCGGGGGAGAGACCCCTCTGGGTCGGGCACGGGGAGTCTCTTGTTGTCCCAGGGGGTCGTTCTTACCTGATTCTGGCGAGTGGCATGAGTGGGAGTGGGGCTGTGGTGCTGTGGAGCCTGTGTGGAGCCCACAGTCCCTGGacactgtgtctgtgtcagaCTGCTGTGTGTGGAGCAGACAGCCCCTCCTCTGATGTTAAACTCTCCTGCAATAAACTGGATTGGAATCAACATCACACTCTGactccctctgtgtgtgtgtgtgtgtgtgtgtgtgtgtgtgctgagaTGACTGATCGAGATGATTAATGACTCATCTCATCTCCCTTGCTATTGAGtgcgtttgttttttaattttttatttaatttcatctGTTTTCTGTAATTCCCTTCGACAGTGATGTCCGTGCCTCACTTTGTAAGTTACGAGAAGCAGGGATCGTGGGAATGTCTTGAGACTGACATATTTACACGTCTGCTTATTTCCACACTGATCGTTCATAAACCTCTGTGAGAATGCGAGAAGACAAAGCTTCAGTGAGAAGGAAACTGCCAGAGGAACTTGGCTTTGCTGCCTGATAGAGTGTGCAGGTGCACAGACAAGCTCAGCACACTCTGACCCCCTCTGTTAGGTGTGTGGGTGTTGAGATGATTGATAGTGACAGTGTATGTGTCTCTGCCCCATAACTGTGTCCATGATGTCCGCAGTATTCTCCTATAAAATGACCATGATGTCCTCAGTATTGTCCTATAAAATGACCAAAATGTTTTCAGTACCGTCTTATAGTATGACCAGGATATCCTCAGTACC contains:
- the LOC138238146 gene encoding CD59 glycoprotein-like, whose product is MKSLALLAAFLLVFLSFGEALRCYHCLAPGQGGRPGSCRTTVETCTGLNDVCVSAIFLPPASGYFRRCGKSSDCPILNMGGVIKASCCRTDLCN